The genomic region GCATCTTTTGCCCGCCGCCCCCCTAGATCTTGCCTGCCCCTCCCAAAAAAGATTTATCCTCTCAATCTACAATCTACAATCTACAATCTCAAATTTAAAATTATAAGAAAAACGAACTAGAGCGATCGCGCGATCGATTGGAGAGGAGAACCCCAAATCAATCTTTAACAATTCACTCTAATTCGTTCAGGTGATTGGAATGGATGGGTATGTCTTACAGGAAACTAGATTCGGATAAGCAAACAGAAATCAAGAGATATCAACCAATCGTTATTTTTATTAAGAGTTGCTATTCCCTCCTTTTTTCGGGTGGCAAATTTCACCAGTAAATGGCTGAATTCCGATCGCAGGATAGTTATCGTGGTTAGGGCTAAAAATTTCTAAACTTCCTTCTAAAAGGAAATTGATTGTTTTAGCAACATTGAAAGACATCGGTCTTTCTCCTCAATCAATAAGTTCGTATCTTCATCAAAACGAATCGATATGAACTTCCTATGTCGCAGCGATGAAAATTTAGGACATTTTTCGACATATAGCCAAGGCTTACAAAAAGGATGACTCGACGTGCAACACCGCGATCGCGTCATCCAAGCTGAGCAAAATTAAAGACCCTTAAGCATAAACCTGGCGGTAGTAGGCTTGATATTCTTCCGACAGTAACGGTCGCCACCAAGTTTGATTGTCGAGATACCATCGGATCGTTTTTCTCAATCCTTCTTCCACGGTGACGGACGGTTGCCATCCCAACTCAGTTTTAATTTTAGTGGCGTCGATCGCGTAGCGGCGATCGTGTCCGGGACGGTCTTTGACAAAGGTAATGAGGTCTTCTGCAGGTTTGACGGGCAGATCGACCGCCAATTCGTCCATTAACTGACACAACATTTTTACCAAGTCAATATTTTTGACTTCGTTATTGCCGCCAATATTATAAGTTTCGCCCGGTTTACCCTTGTGAATTACCGTATCTAAGGCACTACAATGATCTTCGACATAAAGCCAATCGCGAATATTTTGACCGTCACCATAGACGGGTAATGCTTTCCCCAAAAGCATGTTAATGCACATTAACGGAATCAGTTTTTCGGGGAAATGATAGGGACCGTAATTATTGGAGCAGTTGGTGATAATCGTGGGGATATTGTAGGTGTGAAAGTAGGCGCGGGCGAGGTGATCGCTGCCTGCTTTGGAGGCAGAATAGGGGCTGTTCGGGGCGTAGGGCGTGGTTTCGCTGAAGGCTGGGTCATTCGGGCCGAGACTGCCGTATACTTCATCGGTGGAAACGTGCAGGAACAGACCCCCTCTGTCTGAAATCAGCTCTCGATTTTGGGTGTAATGTTGGCGGTAAGCTTCGAGTAAGGTAAAGGTACCGACGACGTTAGTTTCGATGAAGGCGCCGGGACCGAGGATGGAGCGATCGACGTGAGATTCGGCGGCAAAGTGAGCGATCGTATCGATTTTTTCGTCCACTAAGAGGGTATCGACGAGGGCGCGATCGCAGATATTTCCCGCGATGAATCGAAAGTTGTCAAGTCGTTCGAGGGTCGCTAAATTGGCGCGATTGCCTGCATAAGTGAGGGCGTCGAGAACCACGACGCGATCGCCCGGATAGCGACGACACCAATGGTGAACGAAATTCGATCCGATAAAACCTGCCCCGCCTGTAATCAAAATGCGACGGGCAGTTCTCTGTTGAGATGGGGTAGGGGTCGAGGTCATGCAGGCAAATTTTCTGAAGTTATAACAACCATTAGTCTTCTTGCCCAATTAGGGAAGCAAGCCCATTAAAAAATGGAGCTTTTGACCATTGTGCAAGAGGTCTATTTTTAAAATACCGTAACCGAGGGCTAAAGCATGGAAATTTTAAATATTTAGAAAAGTTAAGTGATTTTTGTCCGAATCCTCCGTCTCCACTCGTATGATGGGTAGAGCGATCGCGCAGTGTGAGGGCATAATGGTGGGCAATGAAGAAGTTTTTGCGTTAGCTAAGCAAGGTAATTCGAGGGCGATTGCCACCCTTCTCAATCGGGTTTTGCAAGGGTATCGGCTCTCTGCTCAAGTTCGGAGGAAAGAGCGCGGTCTCCATATTCTGATCGAGGGCGATCGCGTACCTTCCCCGGAGAATTGCGTGCAGTTTATTCGCAAAGGCTTGCTGCAATTAGATTTGGAAAGCATCGATTCGGTTCGCATTTACGGACGTCCGCGCGGTTCTCAAACTCCGGTATGGCATCAAGCATTTGAGCTAAAAAGTTCTGTCAAAAAATCATCAAAAACAGGCGATCGCACCATCCTTGCGGGGGGTCTTTCTCCACAAAAAAATGGGCGATCGCTCCAGGTAAATTCCAGTCGCAAAAGAAATAAAAATAAGCGCGATGCCCGATTACAAATGCCCTATTTTGTGGTAGGACTTTTGGGACTTTCGAGCTTGTTAATCGGCAGTAGTTGGGGGGCGATCGCCACGACCGACCCACAGGATCCTTTGGCTTTATTTGCGGCGATCGAAGAAAACTTAGGCAGCGTCACCCTGTCTGTTCCTAAAAACCCCTTAAAAAGCCAAACTTCTGTAACTCCCCTGCAACCCTTAGCGGAAGAAAAAGTAATTGCAGACTACAGCCAAGTTGTCAATAACTTTCAAACCTCCATTCCCAGCACCTCTATTACTATCAAAGCGGTTGGAGATATCGTTCCCGGTACCAACTTTCCCAGTCATAAACTGCCGCAAGACCCTCACAACTTATTTGCATCGGTCAAACCTTATTTACAAGGTGCCGATCTTCTATTTGGCAACTTTGAAAGTACCTTAACCGAACATCCTTTTTCTTCCAAAAATGTAAGCGGTTCGATGACCTTTGCTTTCCGCAATCCTCCCGCCTATGCCAAAATCTTAAAAGAAGTTGGTTTTGACATTCTCAATTTAGCCAATAACCATTCTTTTGATTTTGGCGAAGTCGGGATTCAAGAGACGATCGCCAGTTTAAAAGCAGTAGGAATAACGCCGTTAGGGCAAAAAGACGAAATTATTTATTTAACGATTAAAAATATTCCAGTTGCGTTTATTGGTTTTAGTCCTTACGACGCTCACAATTCCGTTCTCGATTTAGCCACGACCAAGGCTTTAGTCGAAAAAGCTTCAAAAAATGCGAGTATTGTCATCGTTTCCATGCACGCTGGCGCCGAGGGGTCCGGCGCCGTCCACGTGAGCGATCGAAGCGAGATCTTTTACGGGGAAAATCGCGGAAATGTGGTTGCTTTCGCCCGGACGGCGATCGATGCAGGCGCCGATTTAGTCTTGGGTCACGGTCCCCACGTTCCCCGAGCTTTAGAACTTTATAAAGGCAAATTAATCGCTTATTCTTTAGGAAATTTTATCGGATATCGAACCTTGTCCACGGGCGGAAATCTCAGTTATTCATTAATTTTAGAAACGGAATTAGATATCGAAGGAAATTTAATAGCGGGGAAGGTGATTCCCGTCTATATCCAAGAACCGGGTATCCCCTATATCGACCAATATTTCCGTTCGGTTCAATTCCTTCGCAATTTAATCGAAAGCGATTTCCCCAATACTCCATTGGCGATCGACCGTCGGGGTCAACTGGTGGTAAAAGAACTTTAAGAGAGTTTTGATAAAGAAAATCTCAAAAAATCTTGTAGGGGGTTTGGTGACCAAACTCCTAGAGGGTTCTCAAACAGGGCTTTTAATGTTGATTTTATAAACAGTCTCTAAATTTGCTAACGAGGATCTACGACGAATGTCTTTGTTTTTCTACAGCAACTCAAGACGGGTTGGTGCTATCTCCATGAATGAATTCAAATAATGCCTCTTGCATTTGGGCGATCGTGGTCGTGGCGGTTCCGAACTGGCGCACGACCAAACTGGCGGCTAAATTGCCTAAAACGGCGGCTTCCCAAGGGGTCGCGCCGATCGCCAATCCCAATGTGAGGACGGCGACCACGGTATCGCCAGCTCCGGTAACGTCGAAGACGTCGGTGCGGTTGAAGGCGGGGATGTGAGCGATCGTTCCGGCGCGATCGAAGATGCTCATCCCTTGTTCGCCGCGCGTGATCAAAATATAGTCTGCTTGGGTCAAATCGAGTAAATCGCCTCCAGCGCGTTCGAGGGTGGCGAGGGTGTCAATTTTGTAACCGAGGGCTTGTTCGGCTTCGGGTAAGTTGGGGGTAAATAAACTGGCGCCTCGGTAGCGGTCGAGGTGCTTTTGAGTATCGACGACGGTTAACGGATGTTTGAGGGTCGCCTCTATCGTCCGGGAGGTGAGGACGCCATCGCCGTAGTCCGAACAGAGAATCGCATCGACGGCGGAATGCTGTTGGCGGATGTAGTCGGCGAGTCGCGCTTGTAAGTCGGGATGGGGGAGGGCGTCGGATTTGCGATCGATGCGGACGATTTGCTGGGTGACGGATTGGCGCGAGTGCGCCGAAATGCGGGTTTTGGTGACCGTGGGGCGATCGCGATCGCGCAAAATCCCGCTCGTGTCAATCCCTACTCCTTCAAAAATGTTCAATAACGCCCGACCCGGTTCGTCTTCACCGACCAACCCCGCCACTTTGACTTGAGCGCCCAACTTCGCCAAATTGTAAACCGCATTGGCTCCCCCACCGGGGACTTGTCGGGTGTTTTCGTGACGGACGATGGGAACGGGGGCTTCGCGGGAGATGCGCTCGACTTGTCCGGTCAGAAACTCGTCGAGGGTCAAGTCGCCGACGACGAGGACGCGGACTCGGGAAAACTGCTGCAAGCGATCGCTCAACCGGGTTGCGGACCGATGCAGTTGGGCGATAAATGGAGAATCTAGAGTCATTGAAATCGCAAGGGGGCAGGAGCGATCGACATTTCGGGGCTTTCCCGTGAAATCCCTGTCAGCCGTTCGCCGCGATCGCTGGAAACCGAGGAACTATTTAAGCTTTTGCTTAATAAAGTTGAGAATTTGGGCATTTTGCTTCTTCAGCGCGTCAATTTCGGCCTGCATCTTCGCCATTTTTTGTTCGATCGCCTGAATTTCCTTCAAACCGCCGACCGCCGCCGCCCCTGCGGGAGCAGCCTTCGCCGCCCCTCCTTTTGGCTTCCACTTCTTGGCTTTCGCCATTGAAGTTTTAATCGCTTCGATCAGAGATTTTTTCTCGAAAGGTTTTTCGATAAATTCAAAAAACTCGAACGGTTCGGAAATTTTCTCAGTCACTTCCTCTTTACGCCCCGACATTAACACGAGGGGGGTCATTTTTCCCTGAGTGTTCGACATTTTGTCGAGCTGTTGGAACACTTCCCAACCGCTAACTTTTGGTAAGAGGAAGTCGAGCATGATCAGGTTAGGATTTTCAGAACGGATTAATTTCAGTCCCTGTTCCCCGTCTCTGGCTTCTAAGACTTCAAAATTGCCTGCGGGTAACATTTCTTTGACCATCCGTTGGATGACCTTACTGTCATCGATAACCAGGATTTTGTTTGCCACGAGTGACTCCTCTGCAGGTGAGTGAAAGCTTTTGCGATCGCGTTACCGCGTCAGACCCCTATTGGTCTGCGGCTCGTCCGAGAGGCGATTTGAGATAGCTCGCCCTAGCTTGGATGATAGATTTATAGATTAATCTATCTTGACCGCGCTTGTCCGTTTGCGCCGATCTGTATGTGTTGGGCGCACGGGGGCAGGGGGTGGGTCTGTGCCCTAGATTAATCTCCCTACACTAGAATAGCCCTCCGATACGGGCAAGCATAACCGATTGAAAGATCGGATCGAGCAAAATGCGCGATCGCGCCCGCCGGGGGATCTGGAACCGATAGGCGATCGCCCCTTAAGCTAAAATGTCCTGAGATTAGGCGGATTGAACCGCGCCTAGCCGACTCACCCAGCCAGATTGTATGTCTCTCAATACCGATCGCACCGTCTCCAACGCCAATCCGACCTCTAGCCTCAAAGCCGAAATTGCGGCGATGCCCCCGTGGTTGCGTCAAAAAGGGATCGGCAAAGCCAGTGAAATTTCTACGGTTCAAAAAATTATCAAACAGCGTCAAATTCACACGATTTGTGAAGAAGGGCGCTGTCCCAACCGAGGGGAATGTTACAGCCGCAAAACGGCGACTTTCCTGCTCATGGGGCCGATTTGCACCCGTTCGTGTGCCTTTTGTCAAGTCGATAAAGGTCACGCGCCGATGCCCTTGGATCCGGACGAACCGCAAAAGGTCGCCGAAGCCGTGGACTTACTCGATTTGCGCTACGTGGTTTTAACTTGCGTCGCCCGCGACGATCTCGCCGACGGGGGGGCCGGTCGGTTTGTAGCGACGATGGCAGCAATTCGCGATCGCCGTCCCCAAACCGAGATCGAAGTGCTGACCGCCGATTTTTGGGGCGGACAGGAGCCGGGGCGATCGCCGCTCGAGCGACAACGCGATCGGATCGCCACCGTCGTCGCCGCTCGACCTGCGTGCTACAACCACAACATCGAAACCGTGCGGCGCCTGCAAGGCCCCGTGCGTCGCGGGGCGAAATACGATCGCTCCCTCGACGTCCTGCGCTACGTCAAAGACTGCGATCCGAGCCTGCCGACCAAATCCGGCTTGATGCTCGGTCACGGCGAAACCGAAGCGGAAATTATCGAAACCTTGCAAGATTTGCGCGCCGTAGGCTGCGATCGCCTGACCTTGGGGCAGTACATGCGCCCGTCTTTGGAACACTTGCCCGTGCGCCACTACTGGACCCCCGAACAGTTCGATCGCCTCGGGGCGATCGCCCGCGACATGGGCTTTGCCCACGTTCGCTCAGGACCGCTCGTTCGCAGTTCCTACCACGCAGGCGAAACCCCCTAACCGGAGTGGGGAACGAGGGGAAAGAAAACAATGCTCTTTCCCCCCGACCGATTACTTAAACACGGGCATTTCGCCGCTTTTCAATCGGGCCATGTAATCGTTGAGATCGTCTAGCACCTTATTCGAGAGTAAGAAAGCGCCGAGGATGTTCGGAAAAGCCATCGAAAATAACATCATGTCGGCAAAATCGAGAACGGCACCCAAATTGACCACCGACCCGATAAACACGCAAACCACGAACATCAAACGGTAAATAATCATCGTTTGTTCGCCGAACAGATAAGTCCAGGCGCGTTCGCCGTAGTAACTCCAGGAAATCATCGTCGAGAACGCGAATAAGAACACCGCCAATCCCAACACCAAGGGGAACCACTCGATGACCGTACCGAACGCTGCCGCCGTCGTTTCCACTCCCGGCGCCGTGGACTGGTCTGCATATTCTCCGGTAATCACGACGACCAAGGCGGTCATGTTGCAGATCACGACCGTGTCGATGAACGGTTCGAGTAAGGCAACAATCCCCTCGCGGACGGGTTCGTGAGTGCGTGCGGCAGCATGGGCGATCGCCGCCGAACCCAATCCCGCCTCGTTGGAGAACGCCGAACGGCGCAACCCCTGCACTAACACCCCGATAAAGCCGCCTTCAACCGCTTTCGGCAGAAATGCTTCCGAAATAATGCTGCCAACAGCACCGGGAACCGCAGGTAAGTTGACTAAAATAATCCAAAGAGAAGCCAGGATGTAGATCGCACACATCGACGGCACCAACGCGGCAGCAACCGCGCCAATCCGTCGAATTCCACCGATAATGACCAAAGCCACGAGGATCGAGATGCCGACACCGTAAATCCAACTCGGCAGGGTCGTATTTTCCCCGAATAATTGGCTGAACGCTCCCGCGACGGCGACGTAAGATTGGTTGGCTTGGAACATATTCCCGCCTCCAAACGCTGCCCCAATGCAGCAAACTGCAAACAAAGCCGCTAGAAACTTCCCTAAAGGACGCAGACCCAGTTCGCTCAAGCCTTTGGATAAGTAGTACATCGGACCGCCTGCAACTTGTCCGTTACCTAGGTGGATCCGATATTTTTGTGCCAGGGTACATTCGACGAATTTACTGCTCATTCCGAATAACCCGGCTACTGTCATCCAGAACATCGCACCCGGTCCGCCGATAGAAACGGCGATCGCCACCCCGGCAATATTTCCCAATCCTACGGTGGCGGAAAGGGCGGCGGCGAGAGCTTGGAAATGGGTAACCTCGCCTTCTTCCGCCGGATCGTCGTAATGTCCTGCAATCACGAACCAAGCGTGTTTGAAGGCGCGCAAGTTGATAAATCCCATGCGGAAGGTAAAGAAGATCGCCCCCGCAACCAGCCAGAGGACGATAAGCGGAACGCTAAAAACATCGAATAAGAGAACCGATGCCATCGTATTAACAATAGGGGTGAAAATGGCATCGATCTGATTGACGAGGGTTTGGGGCGCTTCCGGTTCGGCTTGCGCCAAAGCCACGGTGGGCGTCAAGGCAAAGAGTAAAATTAACAGCCAGCGTTGTTTCATAGTCCAGAGAGGTCGATACTAGGAAGGATCCTATGGGCTTGGTTGACACTAAGTTGCTCTCGGAAACACTTCCCCAAGTTTGGGGTGATTTCTTCGGGAGCAATCCGCTCGTTGTTGACGCGGGAGCAAGGCGAGATCGCCCGCCGTCATCCCCGCCGCGATTGTGTCGCAATTGTACTGCGTTGCGTTCGATTGTCTAGGATGCTTTTAGCCGAGCGATCGCGATCGCCTGTCCATGTCTTCACTGTTATCGGCGATCTTCCCTTGCGTATCCTTAAAAAATAACTGTCTGTTTCCCTGCTGCGATGACTGATTCTTCGATAACCATCTCGCTCAAATTGTTTGCCGCTTACCAAGAAGCTTACAATTGCGAACAATTAACTTTACAATTGCCCCCGAACACCCCCGTCGTCGCCGTCCTCGATCGCCTCGTCGGCGAACATCCCGAATTGGAACGGTGGCGCCCGGTAACTCGTTTCGCGGTCAATTTGCAATTCGTCAGCGCCGATACCCCCCTCCAACACGGAGATGAAGTCGTCTTGATTCCTCCGGTCAGTGGCGGTTAGTCTCTTTACTGTTAATGCAAACCACTTTTTGACCGATCGGGCGATCGATCCCGACCCCATGCGGCGGGTAAGGTTGACGAGACTTTGCACCTGCAATTCGCGATCGACTTAAAAGTTCCGACCCTGTAGAAAAAACCTGCAAGTTTGGACAATGTCAAACCTACAGGTCTTTTTTCTCGACTGTTTTATCTGAATGGGCGTTAACTTAAACACCCCATTCAACCCGATCGATTTCGACCGATCGTATGGGTCAGGAGATCGCCCCAATCGTTAATGAAACGATGGATGATGACGGATCAAATCCATGAATTCTTGTCGGGTTCTCGCATCCTCCGCAAACACCCCTTGCATCGAACTGGTCACCGTCCACGAACCGGGCTTTTGCACCCCGCGCATCACCATACACATGTGGGTGGCTTCCACGACAACTGCAACCCCTTGAGGTTTGAGCAATCCTTGCAACGCATCTGCTATTTGCTGTGTCAGTCGTTCCTGAACTTGAAGGCGACGGCCATACATTTCACAAATACGGGCAATTTTAGACAAACCAATGACTTTGCCATTGGGAATATACGCCACGTGGGCTCGTCCGAGAATGGGTAAAATATGGTGTTCGCAGGAGCTAAACAGATCGATGTCGCGTACCAACACCATTTCATTCGTATTTTCCTCAAAAATAGCACCGTTGAGCAGTTCGTCTAAAGATTGCTGGTAACCCGAAGTTAAGAAGCGCAGCGCTTTAACCATTCGTTTTGGTGTATCTCGCAAGCCTTCGCGATCGGGATCTTCTCCGATCCCCAGTAAAAGGGTTCGCACAGCTTCTTGCATCTGCGCTTCGGAGACTGGAGACGGCGGTCGGTTTAGCGTCGGTTTGGCGTCAATCCCGTCCGGTGAAATAGAGAAATTCATAAGCAATTGGTGAGTGAGGGGATGAAACAATCGTTGTTGAGCAATGGTTCTCAAGCAATGGTTCCTGAAAGTAAGTGACCTTCACTGTAAACTGGGCGTTCGGGTCAGGCAGTCCATTAACTGTTGTCGGATTTGCTCTCCATTGAGACCGCGACCGATAAATACGAGTTGGTTTTTGGGTGACGTTTTCCATTGCTCGGTTTGCAAGTCGAAGCGCGGACCGCTCAGTTGAAAGATATTGGCTAACTCGCTTTCTTGGAACCAAATAATCCCTTTGGCTCGAAACACATTTTGTGGCAATCTTTCTTGTAAGAAAGTTTCAAATTTTTTGACCTCGAAGGGGCGATCGCTCTCAAATGAAATCGAGACAAAACCATCATTATCTAAATGGGAAGAATGATGGTGGTCGTGGTGGTCGTGGTGGTCCTGGTGGTCGTGGTGGTCCTGGTGGTCGTGGTGATGGTGATGGCGATCTTTAGGATCTTCATTATCGTTATCCGAGTGCGTCGGGCGATCGCCTTCTCCCAGTAACTCGTCATAGGTTTCTCGCTGGTTGTGACCCACGTCTAAAATTAAGGGGAGCGGTACATTTCCATGTTGACTGTGAAGAATTCTCGCCCCTTCTTTAATCGTGCGAATGTAAGCTTCCAAACTCTCTATTTTCTCCGGTATTGCCAAATCAGTTTTATTCAAAATGGTGATATCTGCATAAGCAATTTGTTTTAAGGCTGCTTCGCTGTCAAAGCAATCTGGCGTGAAGCTTTCCGCATCGACCATCGTCACGATCGCATCGAGTCGGGTAAAGTCTCTCAGTTCGGTTCCAAGAAAGGTCAGAATAATTGGCAGGGGATCGGCAACTCCGGTAGTTTCAATTACCATATAGTCGATGCGATCGCTCCGTTCTAAAATACGATAGACGGCATCGACTAAACCATCATTAATCGTACAGCAAATACAGCCATTGCTCAGCTCTAGCATATTCTCATCTATAGAAACTAGCAATTGACTGTCAATATTGATGTCGCCAAATTCATTAACAAGAACGGCGATTTTCAGGTTTTTATTGTTACTCAAAATATGATTGAGCAAGGTTGTTTTCCCACTCCCCAAAAATCCGGTAATTATCGTAATGGGCATCCCTCGTTTGGGAACCC from Oxynema aestuarii AP17 harbors:
- a CDS encoding MoaD/ThiS family protein, with product MTDSSITISLKLFAAYQEAYNCEQLTLQLPPNTPVVAVLDRLVGEHPELERWRPVTRFAVNLQFVSADTPLQHGDEVVLIPPVSGG
- the lipA gene encoding lipoyl synthase, giving the protein MSLNTDRTVSNANPTSSLKAEIAAMPPWLRQKGIGKASEISTVQKIIKQRQIHTICEEGRCPNRGECYSRKTATFLLMGPICTRSCAFCQVDKGHAPMPLDPDEPQKVAEAVDLLDLRYVVLTCVARDDLADGGAGRFVATMAAIRDRRPQTEIEVLTADFWGGQEPGRSPLERQRDRIATVVAARPACYNHNIETVRRLQGPVRRGAKYDRSLDVLRYVKDCDPSLPTKSGLMLGHGETEAEIIETLQDLRAVGCDRLTLGQYMRPSLEHLPVRHYWTPEQFDRLGAIARDMGFAHVRSGPLVRSSYHAGETP
- a CDS encoding bifunctional heptose 7-phosphate kinase/heptose 1-phosphate adenyltransferase; the encoded protein is MTLDSPFIAQLHRSATRLSDRLQQFSRVRVLVVGDLTLDEFLTGQVERISREAPVPIVRHENTRQVPGGGANAVYNLAKLGAQVKVAGLVGEDEPGRALLNIFEGVGIDTSGILRDRDRPTVTKTRISAHSRQSVTQQIVRIDRKSDALPHPDLQARLADYIRQQHSAVDAILCSDYGDGVLTSRTIEATLKHPLTVVDTQKHLDRYRGASLFTPNLPEAEQALGYKIDTLATLERAGGDLLDLTQADYILITRGEQGMSIFDRAGTIAHIPAFNRTDVFDVTGAGDTVVAVLTLGLAIGATPWEAAVLGNLAASLVVRQFGTATTTIAQMQEALFEFIHGDSTNPS
- a CDS encoding response regulator → MANKILVIDDSKVIQRMVKEMLPAGNFEVLEARDGEQGLKLIRSENPNLIMLDFLLPKVSGWEVFQQLDKMSNTQGKMTPLVLMSGRKEEVTEKISEPFEFFEFIEKPFEKKSLIEAIKTSMAKAKKWKPKGGAAKAAPAGAAAVGGLKEIQAIEQKMAKMQAEIDALKKQNAQILNFIKQKLK
- a CDS encoding CapA family protein encodes the protein MVGNEEVFALAKQGNSRAIATLLNRVLQGYRLSAQVRRKERGLHILIEGDRVPSPENCVQFIRKGLLQLDLESIDSVRIYGRPRGSQTPVWHQAFELKSSVKKSSKTGDRTILAGGLSPQKNGRSLQVNSSRKRNKNKRDARLQMPYFVVGLLGLSSLLIGSSWGAIATTDPQDPLALFAAIEENLGSVTLSVPKNPLKSQTSVTPLQPLAEEKVIADYSQVVNNFQTSIPSTSITIKAVGDIVPGTNFPSHKLPQDPHNLFASVKPYLQGADLLFGNFESTLTEHPFSSKNVSGSMTFAFRNPPAYAKILKEVGFDILNLANNHSFDFGEVGIQETIASLKAVGITPLGQKDEIIYLTIKNIPVAFIGFSPYDAHNSVLDLATTKALVEKASKNASIVIVSMHAGAEGSGAVHVSDRSEIFYGENRGNVVAFARTAIDAGADLVLGHGPHVPRALELYKGKLIAYSLGNFIGYRTLSTGGNLSYSLILETELDIEGNLIAGKVIPVYIQEPGIPYIDQYFRSVQFLRNLIESDFPNTPLAIDRRGQLVVKEL
- the folE gene encoding GTP cyclohydrolase I FolE gives rise to the protein MNFSISPDGIDAKPTLNRPPSPVSEAQMQEAVRTLLLGIGEDPDREGLRDTPKRMVKALRFLTSGYQQSLDELLNGAIFEENTNEMVLVRDIDLFSSCEHHILPILGRAHVAYIPNGKVIGLSKIARICEMYGRRLQVQERLTQQIADALQGLLKPQGVAVVVEATHMCMVMRGVQKPGSWTVTSSMQGVFAEDARTRQEFMDLIRHHPSFH
- a CDS encoding CobW family GTP-binding protein, with amino-acid sequence MDDPNKKVLWVPKRGMPITIITGFLGSGKTTLLNHILSNNKNLKIAVLVNEFGDINIDSQLLVSIDENMLELSNGCICCTINDGLVDAVYRILERSDRIDYMVIETTGVADPLPIILTFLGTELRDFTRLDAIVTMVDAESFTPDCFDSEAALKQIAYADITILNKTDLAIPEKIESLEAYIRTIKEGARILHSQHGNVPLPLILDVGHNQRETYDELLGEGDRPTHSDNDNEDPKDRHHHHHDHQDHHDHQDHHDHHDHHHSSHLDNDGFVSISFESDRPFEVKKFETFLQERLPQNVFRAKGIIWFQESELANIFQLSGPRFDLQTEQWKTSPKNQLVFIGRGLNGEQIRQQLMDCLTRTPSLQ
- the rfbB gene encoding dTDP-glucose 4,6-dehydratase; its protein translation is MTSTPTPSQQRTARRILITGGAGFIGSNFVHHWCRRYPGDRVVVLDALTYAGNRANLATLERLDNFRFIAGNICDRALVDTLLVDEKIDTIAHFAAESHVDRSILGPGAFIETNVVGTFTLLEAYRQHYTQNRELISDRGGLFLHVSTDEVYGSLGPNDPAFSETTPYAPNSPYSASKAGSDHLARAYFHTYNIPTIITNCSNNYGPYHFPEKLIPLMCINMLLGKALPVYGDGQNIRDWLYVEDHCSALDTVIHKGKPGETYNIGGNNEVKNIDLVKMLCQLMDELAVDLPVKPAEDLITFVKDRPGHDRRYAIDATKIKTELGWQPSVTVEEGLRKTIRWYLDNQTWWRPLLSEEYQAYYRQVYA
- a CDS encoding alanine/glycine:cation symporter family protein — protein: MKQRWLLILLFALTPTVALAQAEPEAPQTLVNQIDAIFTPIVNTMASVLLFDVFSVPLIVLWLVAGAIFFTFRMGFINLRAFKHAWFVIAGHYDDPAEEGEVTHFQALAAALSATVGLGNIAGVAIAVSIGGPGAMFWMTVAGLFGMSSKFVECTLAQKYRIHLGNGQVAGGPMYYLSKGLSELGLRPLGKFLAALFAVCCIGAAFGGGNMFQANQSYVAVAGAFSQLFGENTTLPSWIYGVGISILVALVIIGGIRRIGAVAAALVPSMCAIYILASLWIILVNLPAVPGAVGSIISEAFLPKAVEGGFIGVLVQGLRRSAFSNEAGLGSAAIAHAAARTHEPVREGIVALLEPFIDTVVICNMTALVVVITGEYADQSTAPGVETTAAAFGTVIEWFPLVLGLAVFLFAFSTMISWSYYGERAWTYLFGEQTMIIYRLMFVVCVFIGSVVNLGAVLDFADMMLFSMAFPNILGAFLLSNKVLDDLNDYMARLKSGEMPVFK